The genomic window ATCCTTGACAACCCTACTTAATTTCATAATTAAATTGATTTGATTGGGTGCTATTTCCTGTTCATGAATTATAGGAACTAAAGGGGGTAAGGGCTCAACTAGTTTGAGGAAACACGCCTCCCGCTTAATCTAAAACCCATATATTTATTTTCACGCGTATATAACTAGTATATGTGTATGAATGAGGCTCTGGTGTCCATTATCATTCCAACCTATTATCGGAACGAGTCACTTACAGACGCTATCGAATGCTCTTTACGTCAAACGCACGATCGGACTGAGGTCATAGTAGTCGATGATTCGGGCGAAGCGCACGCCCGACCGGTCGTCGAAGAGTACGAGGAGGATAGTCTACAGTACATTCCACACGAGGAAAATCAGGGCGGAAATCCGGCCCGAAATACCGGATACGAGGCAGCACGTGGAGACTATATCCAATTTCTTGACGACGATGACGAGATATTCCCGAGCAAAATTGAAAAACAAGTCTCCGTTATCGAGTCATCGCCCGACGTTGGTGTCGCCTACGGAGGGATAGTCGATCGAGATGGCGCTCGACGGCTACCTCGTCCGTCTGAACAAGGCCGATCGCTCGAGCTGGCGCTCCAGTTTTTTTGGCCAACGACGATCACGTCCTCTTTATTGATCTCCGATGAGGTGTTGTCGAGCGTTTATCCACTCCAAAATCGTAGCGCCGCAGACGATATTGGAATGAAAATCGAACTCGCGAAACGGACGCAGTTCGATTATGTTGATGAGGTTCTCACTAGGATTGGAGATTCGACCGATAGCCGATCCGGAGGGATGGAATATGTCTCCGAACTCGAGGCCATCCTGGATGAGTACCAGAGGGAATACGACGAGTTTCCAGCTGTTGTGAGGCGAAACGCGCTAAGTGATACGTATCGGACGAAGGCTCGAGTATTACTTGACGAACGTATCTGGTCGGCTTCTGCAGTCTACTACTACCTTTTGGCGTTAACCAATAAACGAGAGTTCGACCCAATCCTTATCCTGAGTATCCTTGCGTCTTTATTCGGCAGGCCGGGTATAATAATATCGAGAAGAATATACAAAAGAGCAGTGTCTAGTTGAGTCAATTTGAGAAGTGAGTAGATCGCGAAGTTAAGTTGGATTGATACTCGCAGGCCTGCTCAGCGATAGTTACGCGGCGGATTTAGAAGAATCTTGGAAGAACGAGCGGACGGCGACGCCGTCGCGGGTCGTTGTCGACGAAACCGCTGTCAAGACTAACGGCGAGTGGTCTTGGCTGTATACTGCAATAGACCTCGAGGAGAAGTTGATTCTCGACGTTGCGTTGTTTAGTCGACATAGTACTGATCCGGCGGCTGCGTTTCTGCAGAAGCTCCGCGAGAAACACAATCTCTCCGAGACTGAGTTTCTTGTTGATCAATTTGACCATCGAACTGCTTTCTTCCGAGTCGACTGAGCGGCCGGGTCAACTATACCAAACGAAACCTCCTCGAAAAGTGGTTTCACACCCTCAAAATGCGAATCAACTGCTTCCATAATTCATGGGTAGGCAGTCGGGCGAGCGTCCGAAAGTGCCTTGAACAGTTCGCACATTTCTATAACCATCATAGACCGCATCAAGCTCTTAACGGAAAAGTGCCAGTTACGGAGGTGCAGAAATAGACAGTACCGTCGATAATCATATTCTCTCCTGACTAAATAATAGATAGATTATATGTGTAATTGTTGAAAGGGATTCTAAGTTGATGATGGCACAATACAGAAGATAGTTGCCAACTAATATATACGACCGTTCCGAAGTGAAGGTATGAAACTCCTCTATGTTGTTAACGCCTTTCCCAAACTCTCGGAAAGTTTTGTGATTAACGAAATCAAAGAACTCCATGATAGAGGGCATGATGTGTCTGTATTCGCAATGTCAAAATCAGAGGAAGAAATTAAACATACAGAACTCCAAGAGATGAACATTACTGTTTACTATAAGTACAAACCATCCCTCCAGGATTTTCCTGACTTGATCTCTAAGAAGATATTACATCCAAGCGTACTCCGACGTGCTCTGTTCATTGAGGAACCCCTACATCATGCATATTATCTTCATCTTGGAAGGCAAATTATTGAGGCAATTGAAAGAGAAGGAGGTGTAGATTTGATACATGGTCACTTTGTCACTCCTAACCGCTTTGCAGTTACGTATGCTGCAGCATATTATAATATTCCATGTACTGTAACTGCACACGCCCATGAGATATTTTCACCACCTAATCTCCGGCGGTTAAAACAGGTGTGCTCACGCTTTGACCATATGATTGTCCCGTCTGAATATAACAAACAGTACCTCCGAAAGGAAATTGGTATTGACACGGATATGTCAGTAGTCCCAGCAACGACAGACGTAAAAAAATTCGAGCCGAGTGAAGGATGTATATCTGGTCGGCTTTTAACTATTGGACGTCTTGTGGAGAAGAAAGGTTATAAGTATTCAATTGATGCAGTTGCGAACCTCATTAAACGCGGGTATGATGTAGAGTATCACATTATCGGTACTGGAGAGCAGAAAGATTCTCTTATAGATAGAGTTAAACAAAAAGGTATAGAGGAACATGTTGAGTTCTTAGGACATGTTCCCGATGACAAGCTTCAAGAAGAATTACATGAGGCTGAACTCTTCATTCTTCCATGTATTATTGCCTCAAATGGAGATCGGGATGTCGCACCTGTAGCCTTAAAGGAAGCAATGGCAACTAAAACAGCGTGCATCTCCACGACAATTTCGGCAATACCTGAATTGATCACTGATGGGCATGATGGTTTGCTTGTCAAACCGAACAATACACCGGCCTTAACTAATGCAATTACAGAACTATTAGATAATCCTGATCGACGACAAGAACTCGCAGCAAACGGTCGAAAAACCGTTCAAACTCAATTCGATATTTCAAATTCTGTTGATGATTTAGTTAAAGTGTTTTCATCTATAAGAAAATAAACTATTCATAATTTAATTTGCATATTCAATTTAATATCTCTTATTCACCCCGCTCTTAGGTTATTTGATGCAACTAGATGACTGTTACCGAATGCATAGGTGATCCTCAAGAGATTTCAGCAGTTATAGCAATAGCACTAATTCTTAGTATAACTCTATTCGTTAATAATCATCAAAACTTAAATATATGTCTAATTTGCACGTCTAGTCAATGAGATCCAACCTATAATAGTTCATCTAATCTATTGAAATTATCTTTCGCTAGTGATTGGAGCGAGCTCACATTAGATACTTGAGAAAATTGGAGGGGAATTTCTTTGTGGGGTCTATACCATGGAACTTCTAGACGCTCAGCAACGGCCTCTACTTTCGGTTCGTAGGCTAAAGGTAAGACTGGTTTCCCACAAATAGCTGCAAATATAAGAGAGTGATAACGCATTGTCACCATCTTTTCCATTTGACTGACACGCTTCAGAGTCTCTTCAACAGAGAACGTGTATTCTAGAACAGGAATGTCAAGATGCTCCCTAGCGAATTTTTCATCAATTGAGTGGAACGGAATAAAAATCGGATCTTCTATTTTATCACATATGTCTTTTATATTTCTCATATATGATTCTCTTGCATTATCTAAATCATCATAACCAAAGTAATATTTTAATACACTATCTGGCTTATCCTCCTGACTGAAGTAAGGTCGGAAATTCACACCAGTCCGTCCATTTGTTTCCATTCTTGGATCGTCGTAAAGGAATGCTGGGCAAGCAGTTACCGACACTTCGACATCACAGACCGATTCAATATTGCGTTTTGACCATTTATCACGAACAGTGATCAAATCTAGTTTAGGTAATATTTGAGAAATTAGGTTCTGAGCATCAGCTGATTGAAACCCAGGTGCGCCTACCCCAATAATAAATCCATTTTTACCGCTGCTTACATAAGTGAGACGCTTTTTTAAATGTTCTGTCCCATACCAATCATGTAAAACACCACCGCCACCGAGTACTCTGTTAGGTGTATTACTAGTTTCAGTGTGCCTGTCGAATATCCTAGCACTATGTCCTCCTTTCTCAAGTTGCTTTTTAAATTGTTTTCCTAATGCGCGGTCACCAATATTACCAGTTTGGTAACTACCTTGAATGCCAAAATCGTGAGGAGTCCGCTTCCGTACTTGATAATCAATTTCCTTTGGGATAAGAGAAGGGTTCCTCAACCCAACGAGTATTTCCTTCGGGGAATACATAGGATTGCTATTCGAGTGATGTTACTTTATTGTTTGGTCTTGATACCCCATATTTATCTCCTACCCGATAATATTAGATGTCTAAGGTCTCGGACTTTCCTTTTGAAGACGCTCTTCAGCTTCGTCTCGATCCTCCGGATAGCCGACGTCGATCCGCCATCCCTCGAGTCCGATCGCATCAATAGTTCGCCCGCTCTGAATCAGCAGGTCGATCGCCTCACTGATCTCGTACTCGCCGCGATTGGACGGCTGCACCAGATGACACGCGTGGAAGATCGCGGGCGTAAAGGTATAGAACCCGGTCATCACGAGATTCGACGGCGGGTCGTCGGGCTTCTCGACGACGTCCGTGATCTCGCCGAACTTGTTGGTATCGCAGACCCCGTACCGGTCGGCCTCGTCCCAGGGGACTTCCTCGACCAGGAACGCAGCGTCGGCGCGATCCTCCTGCTGGCGCCGCACGACGTCCTCAAGGTTCGCCTGAAAAACGTTGTCGCCCAGAATCAGCATGAAGTCGTCGTCGATGTGCTCCTCGACGGTCAGCAGCGCGTGGGCCAGCCCCTGCTGCTCGCGCTGGTGACTGTACGTGATCGGGACGCCCTCGTATTCGTCGCCGTAGTGGTCGATGATCTTCTCCTTGAGGTAGCCGACGACGACGATCAGCTCGTCGGCGCCCAGCGACACTAGTTGATCGAAACAGTGGGTGAGAATCGGTTTGTCGTCGACCTCGACCATTCCCTTGGGTTTGTCCTCGGTGAGCGGTCGAAGCCGCGTTCCTTCGCCCGCCGCGAGTACGACTGCTTTCATACGAATGAGTTATCCGCCTACCGGTTAGTAACGTTTTGCAATCGATACAACGAGAAGCCACCAACGAGTCACTGCGAAAGCGGTACTAGGAAGCCCTCCGTAAAGCAACATATCCCAAATAGGAAATTCCTTTTAGACGAGGGAGAATGCACAACTTATGGACGCAATCGTACTAGCCGGCGGCTATGCCACGCGACTCTGGCCGATTACACGACAACGCCCGAAGATGTTCCTCCCGGTCGGCGACACGACCGTGATCGACGGCGTGCTCGAGGACCTCGAGTCCGACGCCCGAATCGACGACGTGTACGTCTCGACGAACGAACGCTTCGCGGACGCGTTCGAGGCCCATCTCGAAGCCCACGACTACCAGAAACCCCAACTCTCGATCGAAGATACGACCGACGAGGACGAGAAGTTCGGCGTTATCAGCGCGCTCGCCCAGCTCGTCGACCGCGAAGATCTCACGGACGACACGATCGTGATCGCGGGTGACAACCTCCTCAGCTTCGACGTCAGCGAGTTCATCGACTGCTTCCACCAGCAAGCAACGCCGACGCTCGCCGCCTACGACGTCGGGGATTACGACCGCGCGACGTCCTACGGCGTCCTCGAGCTCGACGCCGACGGCCGCGAGATCGTTGCCTTCGAGGAGAAACCCGACGACCCGCCGAGCACGCTCGTGTCGGTCGCCTGCTACGGGTTCCGCGCCGACGACCTCGACCTGCTCGAGACGTATCTGGCCGGGGAGAACAACCCCGACGAGCCGGGCTGGTTCGTCCAGTGGCTCGTCACCCGGGAGCGCGTCGACGCGTTCACGTTCGACGGCGCCTGGTTCGATATCGGGACGCCCGAAAGCTACCTCGATGCCGTCGCCTGGCAACTCGACGGCGACCGCGCGATCCATCCCGACGCATCGCTCGAGGGGACGACGATCGGGGCGAACGTCCACGTGATGGAGGGCGCCCACATTACCGACGCGACCCTCCGGGACTGCGTCGTCTTCCCCGACGCCGAGATCACCGGCGGAACGGTCGAGCGAGCGGTCATCGGGACGGGCGCCGAACTCCGCGAGGCCGAGGTACAGTCAGCGCTCATCGGCCCGGAGCTGACGCTCGCCGACCCGCCGTCCGGCCGGTAACCCACTGAAACACAATCGCGACCAGAGACCCCTCGGCCGCGATACAGCTGATCATCGCGGCCGGAGTCGCCACTAGTATGCACTAGTAGTGGGACGCGGCGGGACGAGACTCCGTTCGCAGGGGCGGCGGAGCCGGGAACCGATTCGATTTCGCGGTAGGTCTCGTCCCGGGTGGCGCGGGCTGCATCGGCGCGCCGCTAACCGCCCACCGGAGTCGCTCCTACCAAAGATTAACTACATCTAATATATTACTAGCGGGACGGTCACAACGATCGCGTGGGACTATGTCACAGAGGGACTGGCAACACCTAGCCGAGACTGCACAGGACGGGCAGAGCCCGGGAACGTATGTTCAGAAGGCGTGTGCATACATTACGCGCGCGCCCGCGGAGCTCCTGGTGTTCGAGGGCCCGGAGTATGAGGGTCTGCAGATTCCGAAGGGACCCTCGAACGCGGCGAGACACCACGTGATGCCGTGACACGAGAAATCGAAGAAGAGAGCGGCCTCGAGACCCTGCAGACGGTCTCGCATCTGACGACAGACGTCTGGACACGCTCGCTCAAGCCCCCGAAGCACTACATCCGCCATTTCTTTGCGGTCACCGTCGACGACCCACGCGATCAGTGGACGCATACCGTCACCGGCGAGGGTGACGAACGCGGGCTCACCTACCAGTACACGTGGGAACCGCTGCCGCCAGAGCAGCCGTTCGCACTCGCGCTCGACGATTATCTCCACTTCGTCCGCGACTCGGATCCGGCAGAGCGACGCGGCTGACCCAGCCGTGGGCCACGGGGCTGGGCCCCAGCCCGCTTGGAACCGCTAGCCAAGCCGGGCGCCACTGTGCGCCCATCGGCCGCGGGACCTACTGTCCACCGCCCGAGTAGAGCCGCGACGGCGCGAGACCTGCCACGAAATCGAACCGTTTACCGTCCCCGTCTTCCCTGGAAACGTATGGACAACGAACGGATTCTCGTCACCGGTGGCGCGGGCTTCATCGGCTCGCATCTGACCGAGCGCCTCCTCGAGGCCGACAACGACGTTACGGTCGTCGATAACTGTTTGAACGGCCGCGCGGAGTGGGTCCCCGAGAGCGCGACGTTCGTCGAACGGGACCTCACCGACGCCGACGCCCTCGAAGGCGTTCTCACGAGCGATATCGATCGCGTCTTTCATCTCGCGGCCTCGAAAGCCGTCAATACCGACAGTCCGCGAGCACAGTTCGCGGCGAACACACAGATGACTTATAATGTCCTCGAGGCGATGGCGGACGCCGGCGTCACGGACCTCGCCTATACGTCGACGTCGACGGTCTACGGCGAGGCACCGCGGCCGACGCCCGAGGATTACGCCCCCCTCGAGCCGATCAGCGTCTACGGGGCGAGCAAACTCGCCGATGAGGGGCTCTGTTCGACCTACGCCCACTCCCACGACCTGACCGTCCGCACGTTCCGCTTTGCGAACATCGTCGGCGCCCGGCTGCGCGGCGCCGTCATCCCCGATTTCATCGAGAAGCTCCGGGCCGACCCCGAGACGCTCACCATCCTCGGCGACGGCCGCCAGGAGAAGTCCTATATGCATATCGACGACTGCATCGACGCGATGCTGCACGTCTGTGACCACGCTGAGGGCCCGCTGGCGACCTACAACCTCGGGACACGGACGACGACATCCGTAACGCGCATCGCCGACATCGTCAGCGAGGAGCTCGGGCTCGAGCCCGCGTACGAGTACACCGGCGGCGATCGCGGCTGGACCGGCGACGTGCCGAAAATGCGCCTCTCGATCGAGAAACTCGACGCCCTCGGGTGGGAACCGACCCACGAGAGCGATCGGGCGGTCCGCGAGGCGACACGGGAACTGTGTGCGGAGTCCGAGCTGCAGGAGTGATCGCCCGACCGCCGACGCGCTGGGACTAGAGCTGTCACGCGCGAAGACGCGAGCGAGCACCGATCGTGAGACGGCCCTGCTGGCCCGCGGCTCTGGCATCGGAACTGCCATTCTGCCCGTCGAGCCCCGCCACGACTCACGGCTCGAGACGCGGCCCAACCGCTGCGAACGGATCAATCCCGTCCGCGGCCGCGGAGAGCCATGCCCGGTCGCAACCGAGTACTGGTCCGGACGGAACGGACAATGTGCTACTGGGGACTCCTGAAGCATCCCTTCGGTCGGGAGTACGTGCGAGACCACTCACTCGCTGCCGGGACGGAGCGGAACGCGCCCGAAGCGACAGCGGTCGAGAGTCCTCGGTCGGCCCGACCCGGATGCGACGAATCGCCGGATCGAACACACCTACTAGTGGTGCGAGTATCCTACTAGTGGTTTGAATGTCCTACTAGTGGCGTAAGTATCCTACTAGTGGTGCAAATAACCGTCTGCCTCCCTCGAGTAGCCCTCACACAGTCATCCACCACCGGCAGTGGGTATGCGAGGATTCGAACCCCGGGCCTGCTGACCAACGCTGTCCGAACGCTCCCCCTGACTGCGAGGCGACGTGCCGCGCGGACTCACGCCCCTCGCCCGACTGTGTCGACGATGCAGCCGTGCTGGCGGGCTGAACGACATACCGACTCAGTGTACACCACAACCGACGTGAAAAAGTCAGCGCCCGCCGCGATTGCGCGCTATCGGTCGACCGAGCTCAGGAAGAACGACGAGAACACGGTCTGGAGACCGATGACGATCGCGGTAAAGGCGACCAGCGCCCCCATCGTGAACTCGAGCGCCGTGAACCCGTTCGAGACCCACTGGGCGACCAGACTCGCGGCGTACAGGCCGCCCGCGCCGAACACCAGGAGGCCGGCCGTCGCGCCGTGCTCGAGCGACAGCGACTGTGTCACCCGTTCCGTGATCGGGTCCTCGGGCTTCTGGATCGGGTCGCTCGTCACCGCGGCGAACACGCCCAGGCTGGCGACCTGGTAGCCGACGATCGTCAGCAGGCTGCCGGCGATCATCGAGTGGAGCCCGAGCGACACGTCGCCGAGCGACGCGCCGGAGTACGCGATCCCCATCACGGCCATCCCGAGCAGGCTCATCAGCAGGCCGGGCGCCGAGAACAGGTAGCCCGGCGCGTTCACGAGCATGAACCGGACGTGGCGCCAGCCGTCGCGGAAGCTCTCGAGGGTCTCCTCGCCCTCGCGCTCGTGGTAGATGATCGGCGTCTCCTCGATCACGAGGTCCTTCGCGCCGGCCTCCATGATCATCTCCGAGGCGAACTCCATCCCGGTCGTCTCGAGGTCCATCGTCTCGAGGGCCTGTCGGCGGAAGACGCGAAAGCCGCTGTGGGCGTCGCTCACGCCGGCCCGGTAGAACAGGTTCAGGAACTTCGTCAGCAGCGGGTTGCCGATATACTGGTGGAGTGTCGGCATCGCGCCGGGTCTGATCTCGCCCTCGAGGCGACTGCCCATCACCATGTCCGCGCCGGTCTCCTCGAGGTGACGGAGTAGGCGCGGGATGTCCTTGAAGTCGTAGGTCGTGTCGGCGTCGCCCATCGCGATGTACTCACCCCGGGTGCGCTCGAAGGCGTAGCGGTACGCGTAGCCATACCCCGGCTGGTCAGGTTCGACGACGATCGCGCCCATCTCGCGGGCGATCTCGGGCGTGCGATCCGTCGAACTGTCGCTGATGATGATCTCCGTCGGCACCTGCAGCTCCTCGACCGCCGATTTGATCCAGCCGATACAGGTTTCGATCCCCTCTTCCTCGTTCAGCGTCGGCATCACGACCGACAGCTCCGGTACGACGTCGCTGTCGCGGTCGACCAAGAGTTCGTCCGCCGAGCGATGCTCGAGGACCTGCTCTGCCTCCGACGCCTGCTCCGCCGCAACCGCACCGTCCGAGTGTGTTTGTGAAGCCATGGATAAGTCCGTCTCAGTTCCCTCGCATGATCTGTCTAATACGGGACCGGCCTCTTAACAGTAGCTATTCATATCCCATGAAAAACGACTAGGGTAGTAGAGGTGACCGGTAGCATACTCGTTTCTAGGACTAATACGCGGGAGTAGTAACCGCGGTAGAGCGCTCCAACGGGCCGAGTACGGGCCCTCGCTGGAGAAGAGCGATCCAACGGTCCTCGTTCGATGACTCTCTCGATCTGAATGTATTCGAGCTACTAGCCTGAAAACAAACTAGTTCTAACGTCGAAAGATACCGATTCGGAGCGAGTATGTCAAGAACGGTGTGTTCTAGAATCACAGTACGAGCGAATAAAACAAATAGTCGGAGGTAAGCGGAAATTATGCGTAGTGACCCGGGGATTTAACACGAACAGTTGCGAGGTGTAGGATGATATGCAAGAGTCCGTAGGCGCGAACGTCGCCACACATCCGGTAGTCGATTCACTCGAGGGCACGAGCTGTACCTTCTGCGACGACGGGGAGCTCGAGCGCGGCGTCTATAAGGGCAAAACGGCCGTGATCTGCGATTCCTGTGAGACCCCCGGCGCACAGCTCTGGTAGCGCCCGCCGACCGTCTCTTTTGTCGCGAACCCGGCGAACCGATCCCGACAGCGGTAGCACATCGCCGCGCGGGCACGCCTCGCGGCGCGCCGAAGACCGTAGCGTTCTCGTAGGTGGGACTCAGTCGTACTGACATGCAAAATCAGCGCATCCTCATCACGGGTGGGGCAGGCTTCATTGGTTCCAATCTGGCGAACGCGCTCGCCGACGAGAACGACGTCATCGCGATCGACGACGAGTACCTCGGGACGCCCGAGAACCTCGAGGCCGCCGTCGACTACCGCAACCGGAGCGTCCTCGAGGACGACCTCCCGACGGACGTCGACGTCGTCTTCCACCTCGCCGCGCTCTCGTCGTACGCGATGCACGAGGAAGACCCCACCACGGGGGCCCGCGTGAACGTCGAGGGCTTCGTCAACGTTGTCGATCAGGCCCGCCAGGACGGCTGTGAGACCGTCGTCTACGCCTCCACCTCCTCGATCTACGGGAGCCAGACCGAGCCCTCCCCGGAGGACATGCCGGTCGCGGTCAACACCGGCTACGAGGCCTCCAAGCTGGCCCGCGAGCGCTACGGCGAGTACTTCGCCAACCACTACGACATGGACGTCGCCGGGATGCGCTTCTTCTCGGTCTACCAGGGCTACGGCGGCGCCGAGGAACACAAGGGCGAGTACGCCAACGTGATCGCCCAGTTCGCCGATGACCTCGCCAGCGGCGACGCCCCGGTCCTCTACGGCGACGGCACCCAGACCCGCGACTTCACCCACGTCGACGACATCGTCCGCGGCCTCGAGCTCGCGGCCGACCACGAGCTCACCGGCGTCTACAACCTCGGCACCGGCGACGCCTACAGCTTCAACGAACTCGTCGGGATGCTCAACGAGGAACTCGGCACCGACATCGACCCCGAGTACGTCGAGAACCCGATTCCCGAGGATGTCTATGTTCATGACACGTGTGCGGACTCGAGCAAGATGCGCGAGGCGACCGGCTGGGAACCCGAGATCGACCTCGAGGAGGGCATCGAGCAGGTCTGCGAACCATATTGATAGTAGGATAGACGGACTGCAGATGGTCTAAGTCGACTTTCAGAGTAATTGTCCATCAGCGTTCGTTGCTGTAGTGGTTCTGAAAGAACAGATTGGCGTATTCCCTCCAATTCGACAGTAGGTCTCGTCGAGCGTCTTCGTACGTGTAGCTCTGACCAAGCCAGTCTTTTCGCTGATCAGGTTCGTACAGACGGTCGAAATGTGGTTCACCGTGTTCTGTGTCGATCCGAGCGACTTCGACGTGGCTTCCGTAGACTCGTCGGGATCGGGCTCGACGAAAATCGTCGCGAAAAAGTCTCGTCCGCCGTGTGGAGGGAGATTGAGCGTACGGAGTTTATCCGTTAGTACACGACGGGCTCGATGACGACGTGGTCGTGTTTCAGAACGGGGCGTTTCGGGGCACCGTCTCCTCCGCCTTCGTACTCGACAATATCGAGTTCAGCGAGTCGACGGAGATCCTTACTGACCGCACCCTTATCACGATCTAGTCGGCGAGCGAGATCGCTAACTGATTCGACATCCGCTCCGTGGCGCTCAAGATGCTGAACGAGCACG from Haloterrigena sp. KLK7 includes these protein-coding regions:
- a CDS encoding glycosyltransferase family 2 protein → MNEALVSIIIPTYYRNESLTDAIECSLRQTHDRTEVIVVDDSGEAHARPVVEEYEEDSLQYIPHEENQGGNPARNTGYEAARGDYIQFLDDDDEIFPSKIEKQVSVIESSPDVGVAYGGIVDRDGARRLPRPSEQGRSLELALQFFWPTTITSSLLISDEVLSSVYPLQNRSAADDIGMKIELAKRTQFDYVDEVLTRIGDSTDSRSGGMEYVSELEAILDEYQREYDEFPAVVRRNALSDTYRTKARVLLDERIWSASAVYYYLLALTNKREFDPILILSILASLFGRPGIIISRRIYKRAVSS
- a CDS encoding glycosyltransferase family 4 protein; amino-acid sequence: MKLLYVVNAFPKLSESFVINEIKELHDRGHDVSVFAMSKSEEEIKHTELQEMNITVYYKYKPSLQDFPDLISKKILHPSVLRRALFIEEPLHHAYYLHLGRQIIEAIEREGGVDLIHGHFVTPNRFAVTYAAAYYNIPCTVTAHAHEIFSPPNLRRLKQVCSRFDHMIVPSEYNKQYLRKEIGIDTDMSVVPATTDVKKFEPSEGCISGRLLTIGRLVEKKGYKYSIDAVANLIKRGYDVEYHIIGTGEQKDSLIDRVKQKGIEEHVEFLGHVPDDKLQEELHEAELFILPCIIASNGDRDVAPVALKEAMATKTACISTTISAIPELITDGHDGLLVKPNNTPALTNAITELLDNPDRRQELAANGRKTVQTQFDISNSVDDLVKVFSSIRK
- a CDS encoding polysaccharide pyruvyl transferase family protein encodes the protein MYSPKEILVGLRNPSLIPKEIDYQVRKRTPHDFGIQGSYQTGNIGDRALGKQFKKQLEKGGHSARIFDRHTETSNTPNRVLGGGGVLHDWYGTEHLKKRLTYVSSGKNGFIIGVGAPGFQSADAQNLISQILPKLDLITVRDKWSKRNIESVCDVEVSVTACPAFLYDDPRMETNGRTGVNFRPYFSQEDKPDSVLKYYFGYDDLDNARESYMRNIKDICDKIEDPIFIPFHSIDEKFAREHLDIPVLEYTFSVEETLKRVSQMEKMVTMRYHSLIFAAICGKPVLPLAYEPKVEAVAERLEVPWYRPHKEIPLQFSQVSNVSSLQSLAKDNFNRLDELL
- the aglF gene encoding UTP--glucose-1-phosphate uridylyltransferase AglF — its product is MKAVVLAAGEGTRLRPLTEDKPKGMVEVDDKPILTHCFDQLVSLGADELIVVVGYLKEKIIDHYGDEYEGVPITYSHQREQQGLAHALLTVEEHIDDDFMLILGDNVFQANLEDVVRRQQEDRADAAFLVEEVPWDEADRYGVCDTNKFGEITDVVEKPDDPPSNLVMTGFYTFTPAIFHACHLVQPSNRGEYEISEAIDLLIQSGRTIDAIGLEGWRIDVGYPEDRDEAEERLQKESPRP
- a CDS encoding NDP-sugar synthase, with protein sequence MDAIVLAGGYATRLWPITRQRPKMFLPVGDTTVIDGVLEDLESDARIDDVYVSTNERFADAFEAHLEAHDYQKPQLSIEDTTDEDEKFGVISALAQLVDREDLTDDTIVIAGDNLLSFDVSEFIDCFHQQATPTLAAYDVGDYDRATSYGVLELDADGREIVAFEEKPDDPPSTLVSVACYGFRADDLDLLETYLAGENNPDEPGWFVQWLVTRERVDAFTFDGAWFDIGTPESYLDAVAWQLDGDRAIHPDASLEGTTIGANVHVMEGAHITDATLRDCVVFPDAEITGGTVERAVIGTGAELREAEVQSALIGPELTLADPPSGR
- a CDS encoding NAD-dependent epimerase/dehydratase family protein, whose product is MDNERILVTGGAGFIGSHLTERLLEADNDVTVVDNCLNGRAEWVPESATFVERDLTDADALEGVLTSDIDRVFHLAASKAVNTDSPRAQFAANTQMTYNVLEAMADAGVTDLAYTSTSTVYGEAPRPTPEDYAPLEPISVYGASKLADEGLCSTYAHSHDLTVRTFRFANIVGARLRGAVIPDFIEKLRADPETLTILGDGRQEKSYMHIDDCIDAMLHVCDHAEGPLATYNLGTRTTTSVTRIADIVSEELGLEPAYEYTGGDRGWTGDVPKMRLSIEKLDALGWEPTHESDRAVREATRELCAESELQE
- a CDS encoding glycosyltransferase family 2 protein — encoded protein: MASQTHSDGAVAAEQASEAEQVLEHRSADELLVDRDSDVVPELSVVMPTLNEEEGIETCIGWIKSAVEELQVPTEIIISDSSTDRTPEIAREMGAIVVEPDQPGYGYAYRYAFERTRGEYIAMGDADTTYDFKDIPRLLRHLEETGADMVMGSRLEGEIRPGAMPTLHQYIGNPLLTKFLNLFYRAGVSDAHSGFRVFRRQALETMDLETTGMEFASEMIMEAGAKDLVIEETPIIYHEREGEETLESFRDGWRHVRFMLVNAPGYLFSAPGLLMSLLGMAVMGIAYSGASLGDVSLGLHSMIAGSLLTIVGYQVASLGVFAAVTSDPIQKPEDPITERVTQSLSLEHGATAGLLVFGAGGLYAASLVAQWVSNGFTALEFTMGALVAFTAIVIGLQTVFSSFFLSSVDR
- a CDS encoding HVO_A0556 family zinc finger protein, which gives rise to MQESVGANVATHPVVDSLEGTSCTFCDDGELERGVYKGKTAVICDSCETPGAQLW
- a CDS encoding NAD-dependent epimerase/dehydratase family protein; the protein is MQNQRILITGGAGFIGSNLANALADENDVIAIDDEYLGTPENLEAAVDYRNRSVLEDDLPTDVDVVFHLAALSSYAMHEEDPTTGARVNVEGFVNVVDQARQDGCETVVYASTSSIYGSQTEPSPEDMPVAVNTGYEASKLARERYGEYFANHYDMDVAGMRFFSVYQGYGGAEEHKGEYANVIAQFADDLASGDAPVLYGDGTQTRDFTHVDDIVRGLELAADHELTGVYNLGTGDAYSFNELVGMLNEELGTDIDPEYVENPIPEDVYVHDTCADSSKMREATGWEPEIDLEEGIEQVCEPY
- a CDS encoding helix-turn-helix domain-containing protein; this encodes MSRSNSDAGGPSDDRIAERLLRQDKFTSDLNAQGYTDLLLLRRENGRDVLTDSRLVLVQHLERHGADVESVSDLARRLDRDKGAVSKDLRRLAELDIVEYEGGGDGAPKRPVLKHDHVVIEPVVY